The Symphalangus syndactylus isolate Jambi chromosome 23, NHGRI_mSymSyn1-v2.1_pri, whole genome shotgun sequence genome has a window encoding:
- the CRIP3 gene encoding cysteine-rich protein 3 isoform X2: MSWTCPRCQQPVFFAEKVSSLGKNWHRFCLKCERCHSVLSPGGHAEHNGRPYCHKPCYGALFGPRGVNIGGVGSYLYNPPTPSPGCTTPLSPSSFSPPRPRTGLPQGKKSPPRMKTFTGETSLCPGCGEPVYFAEKVMSLGRNWHRPCLRCQRCHKTLTAGSHAEHDGVPYCHVPCYGYLFGPKGVNIGDVGCYIYDPVKIKFK; the protein is encoded by the exons ATGAGCTGGACCTGTCCGCGTTGCCAACAACCTGTTTTCTTCG CTGAGAAGGTGAGCTCCCTGGGCAAGAACTGGCACCGCTTCTGCCTGAAATGTGAGCGCTGCCACAGCGTCCTGTCCCCTGGCGGGCATGCAGAG CACAACGGGAGGCCATACTGCCACAAGCCATGCTATGGGGCTCTCTTTGGACCCAGGG GGGTGAACATTGGTGGTGTAGGCTCCTACTTGTACAATccccccactcccagccctggCTGCACCACTCCTCTCAGCCCCAGCAGCTTCAGCCCTCCCAGGCCAAGGACTGGCCTCCCCCAAGGCAAGAAAA GCCCTCCCCGTATGAAGACATTCACTGGGGAGACTTCGCTGTGCCCTGGCTGTGGGGAGCCTGTCTATTTTG CTGAGAAGGTGATGTCATTAGGCAGAAATTGGCACCGACCGTGTCTGAGGTGCCAGCGTTGCCACAAGACCCTGACTGCTGGGAGTCATGCTGAG CATGATGGAGTCCCCTACTGCCACGTCCCCTGCTACGGCTACCTGTTTGGCCCAAAAG GTGTGAACATTGGCGATGTGGGCTGCTACATCTATGACCCAGTGAAGATAAAATTCAAATGA
- the CRIP3 gene encoding cysteine-rich protein 3 isoform X1 has product MSWTCPRCQQPVFFAEKVSSLGKNWHRFCLKCERCHSVLSPGGHAEHNGRPYCHKPCYGALFGPRGVNIGGVGSYLYNPPTPSPGCTTPLSPSSFSPPRPRTGLPQGKKSPPRMKTFTGETSLCPGCGEPVYFEWKHYHFSPPPAEKVMSLGRNWHRPCLRCQRCHKTLTAGSHAEHDGVPYCHVPCYGYLFGPKGVNIGDVGCYIYDPVKIKFK; this is encoded by the exons ATGAGCTGGACCTGTCCGCGTTGCCAACAACCTGTTTTCTTCG CTGAGAAGGTGAGCTCCCTGGGCAAGAACTGGCACCGCTTCTGCCTGAAATGTGAGCGCTGCCACAGCGTCCTGTCCCCTGGCGGGCATGCAGAG CACAACGGGAGGCCATACTGCCACAAGCCATGCTATGGGGCTCTCTTTGGACCCAGGG GGGTGAACATTGGTGGTGTAGGCTCCTACTTGTACAATccccccactcccagccctggCTGCACCACTCCTCTCAGCCCCAGCAGCTTCAGCCCTCCCAGGCCAAGGACTGGCCTCCCCCAAGGCAAGAAAA GCCCTCCCCGTATGAAGACATTCACTGGGGAGACTTCGCTGTGCCCTGGCTGTGGGGAGCCTGTCTATTTTG AATGGAAGCATTACCACTTCTCTCCACCACCAGCTGAGAAGGTGATGTCATTAGGCAGAAATTGGCACCGACCGTGTCTGAGGTGCCAGCGTTGCCACAAGACCCTGACTGCTGGGAGTCATGCTGAG CATGATGGAGTCCCCTACTGCCACGTCCCCTGCTACGGCTACCTGTTTGGCCCAAAAG GTGTGAACATTGGCGATGTGGGCTGCTACATCTATGACCCAGTGAAGATAAAATTCAAATGA
- the CRIP3 gene encoding cysteine-rich protein 3 isoform X5 — protein MSWTCPRCQQPVFFAEKVSSLGKNWHRFCLKCERCHSVLSPGGHAEHNGRPYCHKPCYGALFGPRGPPRMKTFTGETSLCPGCGEPVYFEWKHYHFSPPPAEKVMSLGRNWHRPCLRCQRCHKTLTAGSHAEHDGVPYCHVPCYGYLFGPKGVNIGDVGCYIYDPVKIKFK, from the exons ATGAGCTGGACCTGTCCGCGTTGCCAACAACCTGTTTTCTTCG CTGAGAAGGTGAGCTCCCTGGGCAAGAACTGGCACCGCTTCTGCCTGAAATGTGAGCGCTGCCACAGCGTCCTGTCCCCTGGCGGGCATGCAGAG CACAACGGGAGGCCATACTGCCACAAGCCATGCTATGGGGCTCTCTTTGGACCCAGGG GCCCTCCCCGTATGAAGACATTCACTGGGGAGACTTCGCTGTGCCCTGGCTGTGGGGAGCCTGTCTATTTTG AATGGAAGCATTACCACTTCTCTCCACCACCAGCTGAGAAGGTGATGTCATTAGGCAGAAATTGGCACCGACCGTGTCTGAGGTGCCAGCGTTGCCACAAGACCCTGACTGCTGGGAGTCATGCTGAG CATGATGGAGTCCCCTACTGCCACGTCCCCTGCTACGGCTACCTGTTTGGCCCAAAAG GTGTGAACATTGGCGATGTGGGCTGCTACATCTATGACCCAGTGAAGATAAAATTCAAATGA
- the CRIP3 gene encoding cysteine-rich protein 3 isoform X7 has product MSWTCPRCQQPVFFAEKVSSLGKNWHRFCLKCERCHSVLSPGGHAEHNGRPYCHKPCYGALFGPRGPPRMKTFTGETSLCPGCGEPVYFAEKVMSLGRNWHRPCLRCQRCHKTLTAGSHAEHDGVPYCHVPCYGYLFGPKGVNIGDVGCYIYDPVKIKFK; this is encoded by the exons ATGAGCTGGACCTGTCCGCGTTGCCAACAACCTGTTTTCTTCG CTGAGAAGGTGAGCTCCCTGGGCAAGAACTGGCACCGCTTCTGCCTGAAATGTGAGCGCTGCCACAGCGTCCTGTCCCCTGGCGGGCATGCAGAG CACAACGGGAGGCCATACTGCCACAAGCCATGCTATGGGGCTCTCTTTGGACCCAGGG GCCCTCCCCGTATGAAGACATTCACTGGGGAGACTTCGCTGTGCCCTGGCTGTGGGGAGCCTGTCTATTTTG CTGAGAAGGTGATGTCATTAGGCAGAAATTGGCACCGACCGTGTCTGAGGTGCCAGCGTTGCCACAAGACCCTGACTGCTGGGAGTCATGCTGAG CATGATGGAGTCCCCTACTGCCACGTCCCCTGCTACGGCTACCTGTTTGGCCCAAAAG GTGTGAACATTGGCGATGTGGGCTGCTACATCTATGACCCAGTGAAGATAAAATTCAAATGA
- the CRIP3 gene encoding cysteine-rich protein 3 isoform X4 — protein sequence MSWTCPRCQQPVFFAEKVSSLGKNWHRFCLKCERCHSVLSPGGHAEHNGRPYCHKPCYGALFGPRGVNIGGVGSYLYNPPTPSPGCTTPLSPSSFSPPRPRTGLPQGKKSPPRMKTFTGETSLCPGCGEPVYFEWKHYHFSPPPAEKVMSLGRNWHRPCLRCQRCHKTLTAGSHAEV from the exons ATGAGCTGGACCTGTCCGCGTTGCCAACAACCTGTTTTCTTCG CTGAGAAGGTGAGCTCCCTGGGCAAGAACTGGCACCGCTTCTGCCTGAAATGTGAGCGCTGCCACAGCGTCCTGTCCCCTGGCGGGCATGCAGAG CACAACGGGAGGCCATACTGCCACAAGCCATGCTATGGGGCTCTCTTTGGACCCAGGG GGGTGAACATTGGTGGTGTAGGCTCCTACTTGTACAATccccccactcccagccctggCTGCACCACTCCTCTCAGCCCCAGCAGCTTCAGCCCTCCCAGGCCAAGGACTGGCCTCCCCCAAGGCAAGAAAA GCCCTCCCCGTATGAAGACATTCACTGGGGAGACTTCGCTGTGCCCTGGCTGTGGGGAGCCTGTCTATTTTG AATGGAAGCATTACCACTTCTCTCCACCACCAGCTGAGAAGGTGATGTCATTAGGCAGAAATTGGCACCGACCGTGTCTGAGGTGCCAGCGTTGCCACAAGACCCTGACTGCTGGGAGTCATGCTGAG GTGTGA
- the CRIP3 gene encoding cysteine-rich protein 3 isoform X6 produces the protein MSWTCPRCQQPVFFAEKVSSLGKNWHRFCLKCERCHSVLSPGGHAEHNGRPYCHKPCYGALFGPRGVNIGGVGSYLYNPPTPSPGCTTPLSPSSFSPPRPRTGLPQGKKSPPRMKTFTGETSLCPGCGEPVYFAEKVMSLGRNWHRPCLRCQRCHKTLTAGSHAEV, from the exons ATGAGCTGGACCTGTCCGCGTTGCCAACAACCTGTTTTCTTCG CTGAGAAGGTGAGCTCCCTGGGCAAGAACTGGCACCGCTTCTGCCTGAAATGTGAGCGCTGCCACAGCGTCCTGTCCCCTGGCGGGCATGCAGAG CACAACGGGAGGCCATACTGCCACAAGCCATGCTATGGGGCTCTCTTTGGACCCAGGG GGGTGAACATTGGTGGTGTAGGCTCCTACTTGTACAATccccccactcccagccctggCTGCACCACTCCTCTCAGCCCCAGCAGCTTCAGCCCTCCCAGGCCAAGGACTGGCCTCCCCCAAGGCAAGAAAA GCCCTCCCCGTATGAAGACATTCACTGGGGAGACTTCGCTGTGCCCTGGCTGTGGGGAGCCTGTCTATTTTG CTGAGAAGGTGATGTCATTAGGCAGAAATTGGCACCGACCGTGTCTGAGGTGCCAGCGTTGCCACAAGACCCTGACTGCTGGGAGTCATGCTGAG GTGTGA
- the CRIP3 gene encoding cysteine-rich protein 3 isoform X3, protein MSWTCPRCQQPVFFAEKVSSLGKNWHRFCLKCERCHSVLSPGGHAEHNGRPYCHKPCYGALFGPRGVNIGGVGSYLYNPPTPSPGCTTPLSPSSFSPPRPRTGLPQGKKSPPRMKTFTGETSLCPGCGEPVYFEWKHYHFSPPPAEKVMSLGRNWHRPCLRCQRCHKTLTAGSHAELPAVLTRG, encoded by the exons ATGAGCTGGACCTGTCCGCGTTGCCAACAACCTGTTTTCTTCG CTGAGAAGGTGAGCTCCCTGGGCAAGAACTGGCACCGCTTCTGCCTGAAATGTGAGCGCTGCCACAGCGTCCTGTCCCCTGGCGGGCATGCAGAG CACAACGGGAGGCCATACTGCCACAAGCCATGCTATGGGGCTCTCTTTGGACCCAGGG GGGTGAACATTGGTGGTGTAGGCTCCTACTTGTACAATccccccactcccagccctggCTGCACCACTCCTCTCAGCCCCAGCAGCTTCAGCCCTCCCAGGCCAAGGACTGGCCTCCCCCAAGGCAAGAAAA GCCCTCCCCGTATGAAGACATTCACTGGGGAGACTTCGCTGTGCCCTGGCTGTGGGGAGCCTGTCTATTTTG AATGGAAGCATTACCACTTCTCTCCACCACCAGCTGAGAAGGTGATGTCATTAGGCAGAAATTGGCACCGACCGTGTCTGAGGTGCCAGCGTTGCCACAAGACCCTGACTGCTGGGAGTCATGCTGAG